A portion of the Simkania negevensis Z genome contains these proteins:
- a CDS encoding HU family DNA-binding protein, translating to MATITKKKLINEISRRRGLHPNEVRMVVQSFLDCMTEYLSDGDRLEFRDFGVFEVVKRKKKIGRNPKNATVPIVIPERRAVKFTPGKKMKSLIEQGESEAKSGQQVFG from the coding sequence ATGGCAACAATTACAAAGAAGAAACTCATTAATGAGATTTCTCGTCGAAGAGGGCTTCATCCGAATGAAGTCAGGATGGTTGTTCAATCTTTTCTAGATTGTATGACTGAATACCTTTCTGATGGAGATCGACTTGAGTTTCGAGATTTTGGTGTATTTGAAGTCGTAAAACGCAAAAAGAAAATTGGAAGAAATCCCAAAAACGCTACAGTTCCGATTGTGATTCCGGAAAGACGCGCTGTGAAGTTCACGCCAGGTAAGAAAATGAAAAGCCTGATTGAACAAGGTGAGTCGGAAGCAAAGTCTGGTCAGCAAGTTTTTGGGTGA
- the tyrS gene encoding tyrosine--tRNA ligase, producing METVIDALEKRGFIDAISSDELRERVKQPLKLYIGFDPTANSLHLGNLVGIIALAWFQKYGHTPVILLGGGTGKIGDPSGKDTERPLLDENVLKANVEGIRKQFERCLDFSHPTAPPMMVNNDDWLSSYSLIEFLRDVGKHFRLGPMLGKDSVRSRLNSEEGMSFTEFSYQVLQGYDFYHLYKENSICLQMGGSDQWGNITAGIELTRKLIGESVFGMTYPLLTRSDGKKFGKSEEGAIWLDPEKTSPYQFYQHLIRVADADVTKLMRMLTFIDVREIEAFEAEIASGEFIPFAAQKRLAEEVTRFVHGEEGVQIALRVTAAIAPGSNASLDPEILEEIARDMPHVALDVSEVLDQKYTDVITKAGFVTSKSEAARLIQNGGAYLNNEKVEDPAFTITKKHLIGNKYVMLGSGKKKKMLIKIAP from the coding sequence ATGGAAACCGTGATTGATGCTTTAGAAAAAAGGGGATTTATCGATGCAATTTCGAGCGATGAGCTTCGAGAGCGCGTGAAGCAGCCCCTTAAGCTTTATATTGGATTTGATCCTACCGCAAATAGTCTTCATCTGGGAAATTTAGTAGGAATCATTGCGCTTGCATGGTTTCAAAAATATGGCCATACGCCTGTTATTCTTTTAGGAGGCGGAACAGGTAAAATAGGTGATCCTTCTGGGAAAGACACCGAAAGACCCCTTCTTGATGAAAACGTACTTAAAGCAAATGTAGAAGGAATTCGAAAACAATTTGAGCGGTGCCTTGATTTTTCTCACCCCACAGCACCTCCAATGATGGTGAATAATGATGACTGGCTTTCTTCTTATTCACTGATTGAGTTTTTGCGCGATGTGGGTAAGCACTTTCGCTTAGGACCGATGCTTGGAAAAGATAGTGTCCGTTCCCGTTTAAATTCAGAAGAAGGAATGAGTTTTACCGAATTTTCCTACCAGGTTCTTCAGGGATATGACTTTTACCACTTATATAAGGAAAACAGCATCTGTCTGCAGATGGGGGGCAGTGACCAATGGGGGAACATCACAGCAGGAATCGAACTGACACGTAAACTCATTGGAGAATCAGTGTTTGGAATGACCTACCCTTTGCTGACCCGAAGTGATGGAAAAAAATTTGGGAAAAGTGAAGAAGGAGCCATTTGGCTTGATCCTGAAAAGACATCCCCCTATCAATTTTATCAGCATCTTATACGTGTTGCCGATGCCGATGTGACAAAACTCATGCGCATGCTCACTTTTATAGATGTCAGGGAGATCGAAGCCTTTGAAGCAGAAATTGCGTCAGGGGAATTCATTCCGTTTGCAGCACAAAAACGACTTGCTGAAGAAGTGACTCGCTTTGTCCATGGAGAAGAAGGAGTTCAAATAGCTCTTCGCGTCACTGCTGCAATTGCTCCTGGTTCCAATGCATCACTTGATCCTGAAATTTTAGAAGAAATTGCACGCGATATGCCCCACGTCGCACTGGATGTGAGCGAAGTTCTCGACCAAAAATACACCGATGTCATTACAAAGGCTGGTTTTGTGACCAGTAAAAGTGAAGCGGCAAGGCTAATTCAAAACGGGGGAGCTTATCTCAATAATGAAAAAGTCGAAGATCCAGCTTTTACGATTACAAAAAAGCACCTGATTGGTAATAAATATGTGATGCTTGGCTCTGGTAAAAAGAAAAAAATGCTCATTAAAATCGCACCTTAA